The following is a genomic window from Bordetella petrii.
GGCGGTACGCCGCGTGGGCGGCCGCGCCGTGACCGAGGCGTCGGGCCGTATTACCCCGGAATCGGCTCCCGAGGTGGCGGCCACGGGGGTCGACCTGATCGCGGTGGGCTGGCTGACGCACAGCGCCCGGGTGCTGGATATTGGCCTGGACAGCTGACCCCGGCCGGACGTCGGCCATGGCGCCTGCGCCGGTCAGCAACCTGGCGCGCCAGGGAAGTGCTACAAAGGGCGGGCGGCCCGCCGGGCCGCTTTGCCGGAGACAGCGCCATGACCATTCGCGTACGCCAGAACGCCCCTGGAACCCTGCAGTTCACCGCCACGGCCGAAGGCCACGAGTTGCCGCTGGACATGCCGCGGCCGCAAGGGCAGGGCCCCGACCCGCACGATTATTTCGATACTTCGCTGGGCGGCTGCAAGGCCATGACGGTCATGCTGTACGCGCAGCGCAAGGAAATTCCGCTGGAATCGGTGGATGTGGACGTGGTGCGCGACGCCGGCGAAGAGCGCAAGGGCATTTACCGCCTGACGGCCAAACTGACGCTGCACGGGCCGCTAAGCGACGCGCAGATCGACGAGCTTTTTTCGGTGGCCGAGAAGTGCCCGGTGCACAAGCTGATGACCGCGGTCGACGTGCAGGTGTCGACCCTGGTGGTGCGGCCGGCATAGCGGGGCGAAGCCGCCCCGCCAGCGGCCGGGAAGATCAGTCTTCCATGCCGGCGGTAACGGTGGAAAAGCCCGCGTCGACGTGGGTGATTTCGCCGGTAATGCCGGCGGCCAGGTCGGACAGCAGGAATGCCGCCACGTTGCCGACTTCTTCGATGGTGACGTTGCGGCGCAGCGGGGCATGGCTTTCGACGAATTTCAGGATCGCCGAGAAGTCTTTGATGCCGCTGGCGGCCAGCGTCTTGATGGGGCCGGCCGAGATGCCGTTGGCGCGGATGCCGCGCGGACCCAGCGCCGAGGCCAGGTAGCGCACGCTGGCTTCCAGCGAGGCCTTGGCCAGGCCCATGGTGTTGTAGTTGGGCACCACGCGTTCGGCGCCCAGGTAGGTCAGGGTCAGCACCGAGGCCTTGCGGCCTTGCATCAGGGGCAGGGCGGCTTTGGCCATGGCCGGGAAGCTGTAGGCCGAGATGTCATGGGCAATGCGGAAGTTCTCGCGCGACAGGCCGTCGAGGAAATTGCCGGCGATGGCTTCGCGCGGCGCGAAGCCAATGGAATGCACCAGGCCGTCGAGGCCGTCCCAGCGCTCGCGCAGGCTGGCGAACGCGGCGTCTATCTGGCTGTCTTCGGCAACGTCACAGGGCAGCACGATATCGCTGCCGAATTCGGCGGCGAACTCGCCGACGCGGTCTTTGAAGCGATCGCCCACATAGGTGAAAGCCAGTTCGGCGCCCTGCTGGTGGCAGGCTTGCGCAATGCCATAGGCAATGGATCGGTTGGAAAGCACCCCGGTGACCAGGATGCGCTTGCCGGCGAGAAAACCCATGTGTCTTGTCCTTAGAATTCCGTGCGAATGGCCGCTATTTTAGAGGAGTGTATCCGGGGCCGCGCCGGCCCTGGCCGGCGGCCGCGGCGTTCAGCCGCGCGCGCCAGTGCCGGGCAGGCGCAACTGCGAGCCGATTTTAAGGTTGTTGCCCTTAAGGTTATTGAGCGCGCGCAGAGTATCGACCGACGTGCCGTAACGCTTGGCCAGGCCGAACAGGGTGTCGCCGGCCCGCACTTTGTGGGTGCGCACGTTGGGACGCCGGCTGCCGCGCGTGGCGGGCTTGGCGCGCGAGGGCGCCGCGTCGAGGGAGTCGAGCGCGCCGGCCGGCGTTTCCAGCGAGGCGAGCTGCACGCCGGCCCGGCCGCCGCTGGGCACCAGCAGGCTGCCGCCGCTGGCGGTTCTGCGGCGACTGGAGATGTCGTTGGCGCGGCGCAGTTCGGCTTCGGAAATGCCGAAGCGCTTGGCGATCGAAGCATACGATTCGCCGCGCCGCGGCTGGTACACCTTCCAGGAGCTCAGGTCGCCTTGGTAGGCCTGCAGGTTGGCGTTGAAGATGTCGACCCGGTCGGTGGGCAGCAGCAGGGTCGGCTGGTGTTCGCCGCGGATCAGCGGGCGGTTGAACGACGGGTTGAGCGCCTTGAATTCTTCGAGCGGCATCTCGGCCAGCCGGGCCGCGACTTCA
Proteins encoded in this region:
- the fabI gene encoding enoyl-ACP reductase FabI, which translates into the protein MGFLAGKRILVTGVLSNRSIAYGIAQACHQQGAELAFTYVGDRFKDRVGEFAAEFGSDIVLPCDVAEDSQIDAAFASLRERWDGLDGLVHSIGFAPREAIAGNFLDGLSRENFRIAHDISAYSFPAMAKAALPLMQGRKASVLTLTYLGAERVVPNYNTMGLAKASLEASVRYLASALGPRGIRANGISAGPIKTLAASGIKDFSAILKFVESHAPLRRNVTIEEVGNVAAFLLSDLAAGITGEITHVDAGFSTVTAGMED
- a CDS encoding OsmC family protein; translated protein: MTIRVRQNAPGTLQFTATAEGHELPLDMPRPQGQGPDPHDYFDTSLGGCKAMTVMLYAQRKEIPLESVDVDVVRDAGEERKGIYRLTAKLTLHGPLSDAQIDELFSVAEKCPVHKLMTAVDVQVSTLVVRPA